CTGGGCGAGACCGGCGTCGGCAAGGAGCTGTTCGCGCACCGGCTGCACCGTCAGTCGCGCCGGCGCGCGCAGCCGCTGGTGCACGTCAACTGCGCGGCGCTGCCCGAGTCGCTGGCCGAGAGCGAGCTGTTCGGCCACGCCCGCGGCGCCTTTTCCGGCGCCACCGGCGAACGCCCGGGCCGCTTCGAGGCCGCCGACGGCGGCACGCTGTTCCTCGATGAAGTGGGCGAGCTGCCGCTGTCGATCCAGGCCAAGCTGCTGCGCACGCTGCAGAACGGCGAGATCCAGCGGCTGGGCTCGGACCGGCCGCGCCGCGTCAACGTGCGCGTGATCGCCGCCACCAACCGCAACCTGCGCGAACATGTGCGCGACGGCTCGTTCCGCGCCGACCTGTACCACCGGCTGTCGGTCTACCCGATCCCGATCCCGCCGCTGCGCGAGCGCGGCAACGATGTGCTGCTGCTGGCCGGGCGCTTCCTGGAACTGAACCGCGCCCGCCTGGGCCTGCGCAGCCTGCGCCTGGCGCCGGCGGCGCAGGATGCGCTGCGGCGCTATCGCTGGCCCGGCAACGTGCGCGAGCTCGAGCACGTGCTCAGCCGCGCCGCGCTGCGCGCGGTCAGCCGGGGCGCCGGCCGCAACGACATCGTCACGCTGGAAACGGAGCTGCTCGACCTGGACGGACTCGATGCGCCTCCGCCAGCGCTGGCGGAGGCGACATGCGCCTCACTGCCAGCGATCGTCCCCGGCACCAGCCTGCGCGAGGCCGTCGACCAGACCCAGCGCGCGTGCATCGAACAGGCACTGCAGGCCCACGGCGGCAACTGGGCGCAGGCGGCGCGGCAGCTCGGCGTCGATGCCAGCAACCTGCACAAGCTGGCCAGGCGCCTGGGCTGCAAGTAAGTTGGCAAGTGAGGAGGCAAATGAGGGCGCGGGCGGCATTGGGATGGCAAAGGTCGCCTGGCCTGCCTAAGCTAGTCAGGCGTCGTTTGCAGTGCAGCATGCATGTGGTGCCCTCACCACCCTGCGGTGGCGCGCCCTGTGGACCCGTACCGGAGATGCCCATGATGATGACCGCAACGCAAGCCTTCTGGCCTGCCTGGCCCGCCTGGCCCTTCCCTGCCGTCTTCACGGCAGGCTTTGCCAGCCTGCAACAGTTCCAGTCCATCCAGGCAGACCTGGCCGAGAACTGGCGCCGCATGGCCGAGCTGAACCTGGAATTTGCCAGCAACATGGCCGAGGAACTGCGCTTCGACGCCGTGGGCATGCTGGTGGAACAGGACCCCGAGACCCTGTACGCGCGCGAGATCGCCTGCGAGCTGCCGCTGCTGGGCGGGCCGCTGCACTATGCCTCGGCCATGCTGGAACTGTTGGCCCGCGCCCAGCAGAAGTGGATCGATGGCTGGGGCCACCTGTTCATGCAGGGCCCGCTGACTGACTGGACCGCGGGCGCGAAGGCCGTCACCGACATTCCCTCCTGGCTGATCCGCGAGACACCGCGTCCGAGCGCGAGCTGAACCGGCACGAGCGCCGTGGCGTTGCGCGCCGGGTGGCTCGCGCCTGGCCGCGGCCAATTTTTTTCCTGCGCGGCTTGCCATGACAACGCGCGCGCACCGGTATCATGCAGATCATGACACCCCGATTCGCCATCCCCGCCGTCCCGGCTGGCGGATCTCCACACAGGACTGGTTCAGGACGCGCCCCGGTTCATGCC
This genomic window from Cupriavidus oxalaticus contains:
- the norR gene encoding nitric oxide reductase transcriptional regulator NorR; the encoded protein is MTTSAIVPELLADLVADLPHAVRLQRLVSGLRAHFRCGAVALLRLEEDHLRPMAVDGLVGDALGRRFAVGLHPRLAAILARRDVTCFHHDSVLPDPYDGLIDEHVGEPLPVHDCMGTSLEVEGQPWGVLTLDALAVGTFDAAAQAELQRLTVVVEAAIRTTRLEAEILALQVARGKPVADEGTAGAGDITGEIVGQSPAIANLLHELEVVADTELPVLLLGETGVGKELFAHRLHRQSRRRAQPLVHVNCAALPESLAESELFGHARGAFSGATGERPGRFEAADGGTLFLDEVGELPLSIQAKLLRTLQNGEIQRLGSDRPRRVNVRVIAATNRNLREHVRDGSFRADLYHRLSVYPIPIPPLRERGNDVLLLAGRFLELNRARLGLRSLRLAPAAQDALRRYRWPGNVRELEHVLSRAALRAVSRGAGRNDIVTLETELLDLDGLDAPPPALAEATCASLPAIVPGTSLREAVDQTQRACIEQALQAHGGNWAQAARQLGVDASNLHKLARRLGCK
- a CDS encoding polyhydroxyalkanoate granule-associated phasin is translated as MMMTATQAFWPAWPAWPFPAVFTAGFASLQQFQSIQADLAENWRRMAELNLEFASNMAEELRFDAVGMLVEQDPETLYAREIACELPLLGGPLHYASAMLELLARAQQKWIDGWGHLFMQGPLTDWTAGAKAVTDIPSWLIRETPRPSAS